TCGATCAAAGGCTACCTGTTGCGCGAGGATTTCCAGCGGTTCTGGGACTATCAACGCCCCGACTTCGCGGGAAAGTTTCTCGACAACTGGGTGACCCGGGCACTTCAAACCGACTTGGAGCCGATGAAGAAAGTAGCCCGGATGCTGCGCAGCCACAAGCCGCTGATCCTCAACTGGTTCAAGGCCAAAGGGCGGCTTTCCAGCGGGGCCGTGGAGGGTATGAACCTCAAGGCGAAACTCACCATGAGAAAAGCCTTCGGTTTTAAAACCCTGAAATGCCTGCAAATCGCCTTATATCATGAACTTGGCAAGTTGCCGGAACCTGATTATCTCCACAGATTCTGCTGACGAGCCTGAAATTCCTGGCGTAAGATCCAGCGCATATGCCGCCATAGAAAGTTGAGACTGTTTGAAATACTCCATTATGGTTGTCATAATCGCTCCTTTCTCTATTCTTGAGAAGGTTCAGGTTCAAATAGTTGTCCGTAAAATTCTCGGCTAAATTCTGGCTTGCTGATAAACACACAGGAATCTGCTACATTGTTTGGACTGAAATTTCGCCTTATCCAACCACCCCAAAACCGAAAAGTGGTAACCTCTGCCAACACCTTTTGCCCGAGTCTTTCCTTTACAGGCGAAGTATCTTTATCAATAGAAAATATTGATGAATAACGCTCTATGCGACCACCAGACTCATCGAGTTCCTTCACCCAAAAATCGTGGTCA
This window of the Desulfuromonas thiophila genome carries:
- a CDS encoding transposase → SIKGYLLREDFQRFWDYQRPDFAGKFLDNWVTRALQTDLEPMKKVARMLRSHKPLILNWFKAKGRLSSGAVEGMNLKAKLTMRKAFGFKTLKCLQIALYHELGKLPEPDYLHRFC